The Chryseobacterium aureum genome contains a region encoding:
- a CDS encoding GH3 auxin-responsive promoter family protein, protein MLNFFKKNAALIWAKKHVQKAEDFKKNAEKDQEDLLLSLVNTAQKTLFGREHDFENIHSVTAFQDRVPVADYEDLKPYIERVKKGQANILWTETPEYFAKTSGTTSGSKYIPISKEGMPFQIAGAQSALFHYISKKNNADFVNGKMIFLQGSPELEEVFGIKTGRLSGIVAHHIPNYLQKNRLPSWETNIMEDWEAKVDKIIEETEHENMTLISGIPPWLIMYFEKLTEKHGKKIKQLFPNLQLIVTGGVNYEPYRDKMEDLLGGKVDIIQTFPASEGFFAFQDDYTKEGLLLLTNHGIFYEFIPLEEYGKPHARRLTLKEIELNKDYALILTTNSGLWAYSIGDVVRFISKAPYRVLVSGRTKHYTSAFGEHVIAFEVEEAMKATLEKHPAQITEFHLAPQVNPEEGLPYHEWLIEFEKEPENLELFRNELDQQLRKKNTYYNDLISGNILQKLQITRLTKNAFHEYAKSQGKLGGQNKTPRLANDRNIADLLEIYKN, encoded by the coding sequence ATGTTAAACTTCTTCAAGAAAAATGCGGCGCTTATCTGGGCAAAAAAACATGTTCAAAAAGCGGAGGATTTCAAAAAAAATGCTGAGAAAGACCAGGAAGACTTATTACTTTCCCTAGTCAATACGGCTCAAAAAACACTTTTTGGGCGGGAACATGATTTTGAAAACATCCATTCTGTAACAGCATTTCAGGACAGAGTTCCTGTAGCCGATTATGAAGATCTGAAACCTTACATAGAGCGGGTAAAAAAGGGGCAGGCCAATATTCTCTGGACAGAAACTCCTGAATATTTCGCCAAAACTTCAGGAACCACTTCCGGATCCAAATACATCCCCATTTCTAAGGAGGGTATGCCATTTCAGATTGCAGGCGCCCAAAGCGCTCTTTTTCATTATATCAGCAAAAAGAATAACGCCGATTTTGTGAACGGGAAAATGATTTTCCTGCAGGGCAGTCCGGAACTGGAAGAGGTATTTGGGATAAAAACGGGAAGATTATCAGGCATTGTTGCACACCACATCCCCAATTACCTTCAAAAAAATCGCTTGCCAAGCTGGGAAACCAATATTATGGAAGACTGGGAAGCCAAAGTAGACAAAATCATTGAGGAAACGGAACACGAAAATATGACGTTGATTTCAGGAATTCCGCCCTGGCTGATTATGTATTTTGAGAAGCTTACAGAAAAACACGGTAAAAAGATCAAACAACTTTTCCCTAATCTTCAGCTTATTGTTACCGGAGGTGTAAATTATGAGCCTTATCGGGATAAAATGGAAGATCTGCTGGGCGGAAAAGTAGATATCATCCAGACATTTCCCGCTTCTGAAGGCTTTTTTGCTTTTCAGGATGATTATACAAAAGAGGGATTACTGCTTTTAACGAATCATGGAATTTTCTATGAATTTATTCCTTTGGAAGAATATGGTAAACCCCATGCAAGAAGATTAACGTTAAAGGAAATTGAGCTTAATAAAGACTACGCACTGATCCTGACCACCAATTCAGGTTTGTGGGCTTATTCTATAGGAGATGTAGTACGATTTATCAGCAAAGCTCCGTACAGAGTGCTGGTGAGCGGCAGAACAAAACATTACACCTCAGCTTTCGGAGAACATGTGATTGCTTTTGAAGTGGAAGAAGCGATGAAAGCCACTCTTGAAAAGCATCCTGCACAGATTACAGAATTCCATCTTGCTCCGCAGGTAAATCCGGAGGAAGGACTTCCGTATCACGAATGGCTGATTGAATTTGAAAAGGAACCTGAAAATCTAGAATTGTTCAGAAATGAGTTAGATCAGCAGCTGAGAAAAAAGAATACATATTATAATGATCTGATTTCGGGAAATATCTTACAGAAACTTCAGATTACCAGACTTACAAAAAATGCCTTTCATGAATATGCAAAATCTCAGGGAAAACTGGGAGGCCAGAACAAGACTCCGAGATTGGCTAACGACAGAAACATTGCAGATCTCTTAGAGATTTACAAAAATTAA